One region of Caviibacter abscessus genomic DNA includes:
- the rplS gene encoding 50S ribosomal protein L19 encodes MKEKLIEIVEKDYFKTEIPQFKAGDTIAVHYKVKEGNKERIQVFEGIVIRISGATIARNFTVRKVSSGIGVERIIPMNSPLIDKIEVKRIGKVRRSKLYYLRELSGKAARIKEIRK; translated from the coding sequence TTGAAAGAGAAGTTAATTGAAATAGTTGAAAAAGATTATTTTAAAACAGAAATACCTCAATTTAAAGCTGGAGATACTATTGCTGTTCACTACAAAGTAAAAGAAGGAAACAAAGAAAGAATCCAAGTTTTTGAAGGTATTGTAATAAGAATCTCTGGAGCTACAATAGCTAGAAATTTCACTGTAAGAAAAGTTTCTTCTGGTATAGGAGTTGAAAGAATAATTCCTATGAATTCTCCTTTAATTGACAAAATTGAAGTTAAGAGAATTGGTAAAGTAAGAAGATCTAAACTTTACTACTTAAGAGAATTATCAGGAAAAGCAGCTCGTATTAAGGAAATTAGAAAATAA